In a single window of the Rhineura floridana isolate rRhiFlo1 chromosome 3, rRhiFlo1.hap2, whole genome shotgun sequence genome:
- the FABP6 gene encoding gastrotropin, translating into MNFSGKYEVDSEENYDSFMKRIGLPADVIEKGRNFKIVTEVIQNGDEFTWSQIYPGGKSMTNKFVIGKESEMETIGGKKFKATVKMEDGKVVADFPNYHHTAEVAGDKLVEISTVGDVTFKRISKRVA; encoded by the exons ATGAATTTCTCTGGCAAATATGAAGTGGACAGTGAGGAAAACTATGATAGTTTTATGAAGCGCATTG GTCTTCCTGCTGATGTAATTGAAAAAGGAAGAAATTTCAAGATTGTTACTGAAGTGATACAGAATGGAGATGAATTCACCTGGTCCCAGATTTACCCAGGCGGGAAGTCCATGACTAATAAGTTTGTTATTGGCAAGGAAtctgaaatggagacaataggtgGTAAAAAATTCAAG GCAACTGTTAAAATGGAAGATGGAAAAGTGGTTGCTGACTTCCCTAATTATCATCATACTGCAGAGGTTGCTGGGGACAAACTCGTAGAG ATTTCTACAGTTGGTGATGTAACTTTCAAAAGAATCAGCAAGAGAGTTGCATGA